The Lathyrus oleraceus cultivar Zhongwan6 chromosome 5, CAAS_Psat_ZW6_1.0, whole genome shotgun sequence genome includes the window CCCTCTGCGGATCTTGAACGACCACACCGACTGAAGACCCATGGCGAGGTTCGGGTCCATGCGGCTACACTCGGTTGAGGGGTTTGAAGGGGAGAACTTGGATGAAGGGAATGCCCGACAAATAGCAGCAAGCAAATCTTTCCCGGCGACTCTTCATCTTTAGAAGTTGTTTCTAAGGACGCGTCTCACGCATCTCCCCTTTTGGGGGACGTCGAGTTGCCGCATTCATGTGGATGGTATGAAGTTTGGAGCTACCCTCAATTTCCCGGGGTGTTGGACCTGAAGTGCAATTTATGTATCGAATTGTCTGAGATGCAGTATTGGGCGACAACCAACTCCATAACTTCATTCTCCCGGTGGTATCATGGTTGGCAGAAGATGTTTACGATGAAGAGACATCCGACATTGATTGTCTGAGGTGATATTGGATCCGTCACATCTCTTGGAGGTGATTACTTTTGACCATGCCTGGGTCTGTGATGGAATTGTGGAAATCGTAGGAATTAGAAGTCGATTCTCATTGATGACACATTGTTTCGTTGCGGAACCAAAAATGGGGATAATTGCAACACATTACGGTTGAGCGAAGCTTCCGAAGCACTTCATCGATGTGACAACGTGTATCAAAGATTGCGATCACAATGCTTCTCATACTAGAGGTGTTGATCTTGATGTGTGACTGTTAATCAGTGTTTGTCATCTCCGATACAATGGACATACGGGAGGTACCTACATGGTTAACACTCCAACGCCCATGTCAATTTAGGGTTCAAGATAGTGATAGTAAAAATGGATATTAGAGATTGTCTACCTGATAATCCTTTATGAAGATATGTATACCTTGAATATGCCGTAGTAGGCTGAATAATGGATCTTGTGTTATTGAATCTTTGACAAACGCGGAACAGTGGATCCCAGATCTTTGTGCAATATGAAacaatttttatttcattttaattttaatcAAAGAGAAAAACAAAAGTTAACTTAAACCACATCACTGAAATAAAATACATCTCTACAGTACACATAATCGTATACACTACAATAATAACATTATAATTTGTTATTTAAATTGTATGAGAGGATATGACCTAGTTCTActtttttttttagtaaattaaaataaataatacaaCAAGGCATAAGTAAGTATAACGTCGCATTTACATCAATTGATCacattattaaaaaaaaaaaatagcTACATGATGTATCTATTTGACTCTGATATCATATATGTTAAAGAAGTATATGATAGTGTCTTTTTGAAGTGTTCTTTGCGAAAGGTGAATTTTTTTTTCTCTTCAAGAAGTTATACATATGGAGGCTAGGCAGTTGACTCTTATATTTATTGGTAATGTTGGTAAGTTGATGAATTTCACATGATTTCTTTAGCAGTCAGTATATATAGATTATCATTGTTTAATTGATCAACATTATGGTCTCTCGTGTTATTACCCTTGGTTGAGTTTGTTTACGGATTTTAACCCTTTAAAATTTTGTATTTTTAAGACAAAAGAAATATATTAGTTTGAACTTTCTTAGAAAATTTTGGACTAGATAATTAAGCGCTGCATATATAATTGTTAATCCAAAATTAATCTCCAATCAATTTTGTTTGATAGTGATTAACTACAAATTAGATGCGGTTTTCAGCATAGCTAACCATAGATTTTCTCATTCTTTATTTGAAAGTATTTCACTTGTATTTGTGCTAAAAAGATATGAATATTTGAATTTGATCCATGATCAAATTTATTTAGTTGTTAATTATCCATACACGTTATGCTCATTCATGAGACATTTATTGAATACAGATAGAAATATTTAAATGTGAAGAGAAAGGATGAGTTAACATGATACCTTCCTCATACATGAAAGACAACTAAGCACAAGAAAACAAGCAATGTCTTATTAATTCAAGAGCTCAACATAGACCTAACTCTTGTCTACTTTTTCTGAATATTGAAATCAATAACATGCTCCTTCCACACGTTGTCATCATCAAGATAATGTTCATAAAAGCTTACTTTCCCACTTGATCTAACCATTATAGCAGCACTACTCCTAGTGCCATATAAACCCTGCAAATTTATATGAATAATTTAGTATAAATTTCCATTAATTCTatgattattattttattttgaattaaCTTACCAATGGTGTTTCTACTTGAACAAAAATGGAACTGAGATTGAACTCCCAATCAAGTGAGCATATGTTAGGTAGCATGGTTTTGTCTGCTTTAACTTTGTCCTTCATTAGCTTTTTAATTACTTCCTTCACATTTATCTCACCTTCTCCATTTTCTTCAAGATGTTCTTTGAATCTAATTCGAAGCCGCTGAGCCTACAAAGGTTTTGTATTAAAAGGTTTTGTAATAAAGATTATACAAAAATAGAAGATAAAATAGTAGTGCAAGAATTGGTGTTGAATAATAAGAAAGTGTGACGAAATTAGTAATAAGTATGTTAATAAACCTTATGCCATGGTGAATTTAAGTTGGCGTTTGAAAGAACATGTAGCCCAGGAGGAACCTCTTGAATGGTAATGGGCTTTCCCTTGGGCCTGTTGGAGATGTACaccatggatttggaggtgatATCCGCAACGATTAAGTTGAATCCATTGTAATATTCACCTTCTGTTTTTAAGCTTTCTGCAAATTCTTTCGGATTCTTGTTGCTCTGCCATTCATTAACAAAGTgaacaagtataaaaaatataattaagaGACTTGATCATCTCTCCCACCATATTAAAGAATCACACATGTGTACGTAAATATTAGCTAAAGGAGCAAAACATGGATATTATTAAGTTGAATGTGGTTGAACTCTAATGCTCGAGGTTTGTATGTTTAATAGTTATCACTATTTTGTTTATCAATCAAATCAACATGCTCTTTATGAATTTagttttatttatattttaaataaaatattacaAAATCTTTTATCGATACAAATTTAGTTATTAATTTTACTAATGAACTATTTGTATAATTTAACTcaattaataaaaattaatattattaaattaaatatttatatttaaatttaaaattttacAATTATATAAAGAGTTTAAAAATACTGTATTGTTCGGATAAAAAAGTATTATACAAACATTCAATCAAAATACTGTCAAATTATAACagtatttaaaaaaaatgatatgACGGAATATATATCTCTTTCATTGGATAATTATGTAAAAATATTTTAGATTTTTAA containing:
- the LOC127088243 gene encoding uncharacterized protein LOC127088243, whose protein sequence is MCIALFLWQSHPLYPFLLLNNRDEYHNRATKEVSWWEECDIVGGRDEIGGGTWLACTSQGRVAFLTNVLELHIHHEAKTRGDLPLMYLKSNKNPKEFAESLKTEGEYYNGFNLIVADITSKSMVYISNRPKGKPITIQEVPPGLHVLSNANLNSPWHKAQRLRIRFKEHLEENGEGEINVKEVIKKLMKDKVKADKTMLPNICSLDWEFNLSSIFVQVETPLGLYGTRSSAAIMVRSSGKVSFYEHYLDDDNVWKEHVIDFNIQKK